The sequence below is a genomic window from Thermus sp. LT1-2-5.
GGGTCACGGACCGGCGCCGCCTCAAGGCCGAACTGGTCCAGGCCCTGCGCCACCTGCACCCCGGAGTCCCCTATGCCCCTGGAGTTTGAAAAGCCCATCCTGGAACTGGAAAAGCGCATCCAGGAGCTTAAGGAAACCGCCCGCACCACGGGCGTGGATCTGGAAACGGAGATCCGCCTCCTGGAGGAGCGCCTGGCCCGGCTCAAGCAGGAGGTCTACGGCCACCTCACCCCTTGGCAGCGGGTGCAGCTCGCCCGCGCCCCGGGGCGGCCCACCACCTTGGACGTCCTGGAGAAGGCCTTTCAGGACTTTCTGGAGCTCCACGGGGACCGGGCCTTCGCCGACGACCCCGCCATCGTGGGGGGGCTCGCCTACCTGGAGGGGGAGAAGGTGGTGGTGGTGGGTCACCAGAAGGGGCGGGACACCAAGGAAAACCTCAGGCGCAACTTCGGCATGCCCCATCCTGAGGGCTACCGCAAGGCCATGCGCCTCATGGACCTGGCGGACCGCTTCGGCTACCCCCTCATTAGCTTCATCGACACCCCGGGGGCCTATCCCGGGGTTTCCGCGGAGGAGCGGGGTCAGGCCTGGGTCATCGCTCAGAGCATCCAGCGCATGGGACGCCTAAGGGTGCCCGCCATCGCCGTGATCCTGGGAGAAGGGGGAAGCGGGGGGGCCTTGGCCATCGGGGTGGCCAACCGGGTTCTCATCCTGGAAAACGCCTGGTACTCGGTGATTAGCCCCGAGTCCTGCGCCGCCATCCTCTGGCGGGACGCCAAGGAGGCCCCCAAGGCGGCGGAGGCCCTGAAGCTCACGGCCCAGGACCTATTGGCCCTCAAGGTGGTGGACGCCATCATCCCCGAGCCCGAAGGCGGGGCCCACAAGGATCCGGACCAGGCCATAAAGAACGTGAAGGAAGCCCTTTTGCGGACCCTGGAGGAGCTCAAGGCCCTCTCTCCGGAAGCGCTTTACCAGGACCGCTACCGCCGCTTCCGCGCCCTGGGAGCGTACGCCGAGTCTTAAGGGGCCTTGGCCTCCTTCCCTCAGGATTTTCACAGGAAGCCTTTAGCCTGAGGGCGGAGGTGAGGGATATGCGGAAGTTCCTTTTGGCGCTCTTGGGTTTGGGCTCGGCCTTGGCCCAACAGCTTAGCCCCCAGGGCATCCTCATCAACCCGGTGCCCACGGACTTGCAGGTAAGGGTCTGGGTGGACAAGGACCCGGCCAAGCGGGGGAGTGCCGTTTACCAGGTGGGCGAGCCCATCTACATCTACGTGAACGTCAACCAAGACGCTTACGTCTACCTTTTCAACATTAACGCCGACGGCAGGATTGACCCCATCCTGCCCAACGCCTACGAGCGGGACAACTTCCTCCGGGCCGGGGAAACCCGGCGCTTTCCCCCGGAAGGGGGCCGCTACCGCTACACGGTGACGGGCCCCGAGGGGGAGGACCGCATCCTGGCGGTGGCGAGCCGCAGGCCCCTTTCCCTCTCGGAGATCCTGGACGTGGAGGGGAACCGGGTTAGGGTCCAGGGGGCGGAGGGCCTGGCCCAAGCCCTTTCCATCGTTATCGAACCCGTTCCCGCCCGGGACTGGGTCACGGACCTGGCCCGCTACTACGTGGGTCGGGTTAGCGCTT
It includes:
- a CDS encoding acetyl-CoA carboxylase carboxyltransferase subunit alpha, translating into MPLEFEKPILELEKRIQELKETARTTGVDLETEIRLLEERLARLKQEVYGHLTPWQRVQLARAPGRPTTLDVLEKAFQDFLELHGDRAFADDPAIVGGLAYLEGEKVVVVGHQKGRDTKENLRRNFGMPHPEGYRKAMRLMDLADRFGYPLISFIDTPGAYPGVSAEERGQAWVIAQSIQRMGRLRVPAIAVILGEGGSGGALAIGVANRVLILENAWYSVISPESCAAILWRDAKEAPKAAEALKLTAQDLLALKVVDAIIPEPEGGAHKDPDQAIKNVKEALLRTLEELKALSPEALYQDRYRRFRALGAYAES